In Chiroxiphia lanceolata isolate bChiLan1 chromosome 2, bChiLan1.pri, whole genome shotgun sequence, a single genomic region encodes these proteins:
- the HMGB1 gene encoding high mobility group protein B1 — MGKGDPKKPRGKMSSYAFFVQTCREEHKKKHPDASVNFSEFSKKCSERWKTMSSKEKGKFEDMAKADKLRYEKEMKNYVPPKGETKKKFKDPNAPKRPPSAFFLFCSEFRPKIKGEHPGLSIGDVAKKLGEMWNNTAADDKQPYEKKAAKLKEKYEKDIAAYRAKGKVDGGKKVVAKAEKSKKKKEEEEDEDEDEEDEDDEEEEEEEDEDDDDDE; from the exons atGGGCAAAGGCGATCCTAAGAAGCCGAGAGGTAAAATGTCTTCATATGCCTTCTTTGTGCAAACCTGCCGGGAGGAGCACAAGAAGAAACATCCAGATGCTTCAGTGAACTTCTCAGAGTTCTCAAAAAAATGCTCAGAACGATGGAAG ACTATGTCTTCTAAGGAGAAAGGGAAGTTTGAAGATATGGCAAAGGCTGACAAGCTTcgttatgaaaaagaaatgaaaaactatGTACCACCTAagggggaaacaaaaaagaagttcAAGGACCCAAATGCACCGAAGAGGCCTCC ttcggcttttttcttgttttgctctgaGTTTCGTCCAAAAATCAAAGGAGAGCATCCTGGTCTGTCCATTGGAGATGTCGCAAAGAAACTGGGAGAGATGTGGAACAACACCGCTGCAGACGATAAACAGCCTTATGAAAAAAAGGCTGCTAAGCTGAAGGAGAAGTATGAAAAG gatATTGCTGCATACCGGGCCAAAGGGAAGGTTGATGGAGGCAAAAAAGTAGTTGCCAAGGCTGAGAAGAgcaagaagaagaaggaggaggaggaagatgaggatgaagatgaagaggatgaagatgatgaagaggaggaagaagaggaggatgaagatgatgatgatgatgaataa